A region of Astyanax mexicanus isolate ESR-SI-001 chromosome 23, AstMex3_surface, whole genome shotgun sequence DNA encodes the following proteins:
- the il1fma gene encoding uncharacterized protein il1fma, with protein sequence MLHNLSSLLNILLKVSCPLSQRIIIADSPRASSRDDSLPRVYRVYRESNMEQGNPLCGGVSLCHTLVDEKHCYEVENALTHSSSTFKKGDKISKINNKKTQDMPPKEFIRMLSSESPMLTIHQAIADNEEDHCLEADSIRAIGEEKITLSFQLEMVREECLEAEEENKTERIWESDEMEDKEDLVLVSMTKTNVAVVCGRGCDPENPCSNCNINKCNTSEVVVTATKSEVTSVSSQSLMMKTKLDVVMCSLVKIWSCKNVPFSEDITIFYYCSNIFEDLSRGSPVVLNFTGSTNFLKCTCKDQKIGLTIESFDKEKLSNICKDDPDAWPFVFYMKTERSDYRVFESAAYRGWFIRTAKSMTVGNRTSETQENFCFLVYSKNK encoded by the exons ATGCTTCACAACCTGAGCTCACTTCTGAATATATTACTGAAAGTGTCCTGCCCACTTTCTCAGCGTATTATAATAGCAGACTCCCCCCGTGCTTCTTCCAGAGACGACAGTCTACCGAGAGTCTACCGAGTCTACCGAGAGAGCAACATGGAACAG GGCAATCCTCTTTGTGGGGGAGTTTCCCTCTGTCATACACTGGTTGATGAGAAGCACTGTTATGAAGTGGAGAACGCTTTGACACATTCCTCCAGTACCTTCAA GAAGGGAGACAAAATCTCCaagataaataataagaaaactcAGGACATGCCCCCAAAGGAGTTCATCAGGATGCTAAGTTCAGAATCTCCTATGTTG ACTATACATCAAGCCATTGCTGACAATGAAGAAGATCACTGTCTAGAAGCCGACTCCATCCGTGCTATTGGAGAAGAAAAGATCACACTGAGCTTCCAGCTGGAGATGGTTAGAGAAGAGTGTCTGGaggcagaagaagaaaacaaaactgagcgCATTTGGGAGAGTGATGAAATGGAAGACAAGGAAGACTTGGTCCTGGTGTCCATGACAAAGACTAATGTGGCAGTTGTATGTGGAAGAGGCTGTGACCCTGAAAATCCCTGCAGCAACTGCAACATTAATAAGTGCAACACCAGTGAGGTAGTCGTGACAGCAACGAAGAGTGAGGTTACATCAG TTTCCAGCCAATCCCTCATGATGAAAACCAAACTAGATGTTGTGATGTGCAGTTTGGTTAAAATATGGTCTTGCAAGAATGTGCCTTTCTCAG AGGACATCACTATCTTCTACTACTGTTCTAATATCTTTGAAGATCTGAGCAGAGGATCTCCTGTTGTGCTGAACTTCACTGGCAGCACAAACTTCCTAAAATGCACCTGCAAAGATCAGAAAATTGGCCTGACTATCGAG TCCTTTGATAAGGAAAAGCTGAGCAATATCTGTAAGGATGACCCGGACGCGTGGCCTTTCGTCTTCTACATGAAGACCGAGAGAAGCGATTATCGTGTCTTCGAGTCAGCCGCATACCGTGGTTGGTTCATCCGGACTGCAAAATCCATGACCGTGGGAAATCGAACATCGGAAACCCAGGAAAACTTCTGCTTCCTAGTCTATTCCAAAAATAAGTGA
- the LOC103024716 gene encoding uncharacterized protein LOC103024716 isoform X1, producing the protein MKWSAPEVLNYNQCSSCLEPCRGRLLPLRLTNSKEKCPAHFLSLYRSRLPELLPETTGVYQESNMEQGKSIRGGVSLCHSLVNEKHCYEVEKALTHCSSTFRKGDIISMINNEKTEDMPPRMFISMLSSRSPILTIHQASTDMEEGQCLESDSIHVFRKEELTLNFKLEMVREECLEAEEENEIEPEWESDDMEDKELVMVSMTETNVAVVRGRGCDLENPCNNCGINGCNVSEVFMEAKNREVTSVCRGSVSMGGRNIVRDVVMSSLLQNYVKSKQLAFSENVTIYYYQSDITEDGKISYPVVLNLTGTNKFLKCTRNNEEVILTTESYEKDKLKDICKDNPATWPFVFFMKTEDVNNRLFESAENRGWFIRTVNEQGFLWVNKIDESKEPFYFLIYLDTENN; encoded by the exons CTCGAACCCTGCCGAGGCCGGCTGTTACCATTGCGGCTAACCAACTCTAAAG AGAAGTGTCCTGCCCACTTCCTCAGCCTATATCGTAGCAGACTCCCAGAGCTTCTGCCAGAGACGACGGGAGTCTACCAAGAGAGCAACATGGAACAG GGCAAATCTATTCGTGGAGGAGTTTCCCTCTGTCATTCATTGGTTAATGAGAAGCACTGTTACGAAGTAGAGAAAGCTTTGACACATTGCTCAAGTACCTTCAG GAAGGGAGATATAATATCCATGATAAATAATGAGAAAACTGAGGATATGCCCCCAAGGATGTTCATCAGTATGCTAAGTTCACGATCTCCTATTCTG aCTATACACCAAGCAAGCACTGATATGGAAGAAGGACAATGCCTGGAGTCTGACTCCATCCACGTTTTTAGAAAAGAGGAGCTCACACTGAACTTCAAGCTGGAGATGGTTAGAGAAGAGTGTCTGGAGGCAGAAGAAGAAAACGAAATAGAGCCGGAATGGGAGAGTGATGACATGGAAGACAAGGAATTGGTCATGGTGTCCATGACTGAGACCAATGTGGCAGTTGTTAGAGGGAGAGGCTGTGACCTTGAAAATCCCTGCAACAACTGCGGCATTAACGGGTGCAACGTCAGTGAAGTATTTATGGAAGCGAAGAATAGGGAGGTTACATCAG TTTGCAGAGGATCTGTATCGATGGGTGGTAGAAACATAGTAAGAGACGTTGTCATGTCCAGTTTACTTCAGAACTATGTGAAGTCTAAGCAATTGGCCTTCTCAG AAAACGTCACTATCTACTACTACCAGTCTGATATCACTGAAGATGGGAAAATAAGTTATCCTGTTGTACTGAACTTAACTGGCACCAATAAATTCCTAAAATGCACACGTAATAATGAGGAAGTGATTCTAACCACTGAG tcatatgaaaaggatAAGCTGAAGGACATTTGTAAAGATAACCCAGCCACATGGCCTTTCGTCTTCTTCATGAAGACAGAGGATGTCAATAATCGCCTCTTCGAGTCTGCTGAAAACCGAGGTTGGTTCATCCGGACTGTAAATGAACAGGGCTTCTTGTGGGTGAACAAAATAGACGAAAGCAAGGAACCCTTCTACTTCTTAATCTACCTAGACActgaaaataactaa
- the LOC103024716 gene encoding uncharacterized protein LOC103024716 isoform X2, translating to MEQGKSIRGGVSLCHSLVNEKHCYEVEKALTHCSSTFRKGDIISMINNEKTEDMPPRMFISMLSSRSPILTIHQASTDMEEGQCLESDSIHVFRKEELTLNFKLEMVREECLEAEEENEIEPEWESDDMEDKELVMVSMTETNVAVVRGRGCDLENPCNNCGINGCNVSEVFMEAKNREVTSVCRGSVSMGGRNIVRDVVMSSLLQNYVKSKQLAFSENVTIYYYQSDITEDGKISYPVVLNLTGTNKFLKCTRNNEEVILTTESYEKDKLKDICKDNPATWPFVFFMKTEDVNNRLFESAENRGWFIRTVNEQGFLWVNKIDESKEPFYFLIYLDTENN from the exons ATGGAACAG GGCAAATCTATTCGTGGAGGAGTTTCCCTCTGTCATTCATTGGTTAATGAGAAGCACTGTTACGAAGTAGAGAAAGCTTTGACACATTGCTCAAGTACCTTCAG GAAGGGAGATATAATATCCATGATAAATAATGAGAAAACTGAGGATATGCCCCCAAGGATGTTCATCAGTATGCTAAGTTCACGATCTCCTATTCTG aCTATACACCAAGCAAGCACTGATATGGAAGAAGGACAATGCCTGGAGTCTGACTCCATCCACGTTTTTAGAAAAGAGGAGCTCACACTGAACTTCAAGCTGGAGATGGTTAGAGAAGAGTGTCTGGAGGCAGAAGAAGAAAACGAAATAGAGCCGGAATGGGAGAGTGATGACATGGAAGACAAGGAATTGGTCATGGTGTCCATGACTGAGACCAATGTGGCAGTTGTTAGAGGGAGAGGCTGTGACCTTGAAAATCCCTGCAACAACTGCGGCATTAACGGGTGCAACGTCAGTGAAGTATTTATGGAAGCGAAGAATAGGGAGGTTACATCAG TTTGCAGAGGATCTGTATCGATGGGTGGTAGAAACATAGTAAGAGACGTTGTCATGTCCAGTTTACTTCAGAACTATGTGAAGTCTAAGCAATTGGCCTTCTCAG AAAACGTCACTATCTACTACTACCAGTCTGATATCACTGAAGATGGGAAAATAAGTTATCCTGTTGTACTGAACTTAACTGGCACCAATAAATTCCTAAAATGCACACGTAATAATGAGGAAGTGATTCTAACCACTGAG tcatatgaaaaggatAAGCTGAAGGACATTTGTAAAGATAACCCAGCCACATGGCCTTTCGTCTTCTTCATGAAGACAGAGGATGTCAATAATCGCCTCTTCGAGTCTGCTGAAAACCGAGGTTGGTTCATCCGGACTGTAAATGAACAGGGCTTCTTGTGGGTGAACAAAATAGACGAAAGCAAGGAACCCTTCTACTTCTTAATCTACCTAGACActgaaaataactaa